The following coding sequences lie in one Polynucleobacter necessarius genomic window:
- the rimI gene encoding ribosomal protein S18-alanine N-acetyltransferase has product MADHLESGSEAELSFLPMQPADLDEVLKIESVSHIHPWTKGNFSDSLAAGHWAYCVRPQIDQVVTGSYLDPKTLWAYCILFPAVDELHLLNITVSPKLCKLGIGKRMMSAIEGVSAQQKIPRIILEVRPTNIPAVTLYQTLGYEQIDMRKNYYPVNSETGQREDALVMAKSIKLES; this is encoded by the coding sequence ATGGCTGATCACTTGGAGTCGGGGAGCGAGGCTGAACTTTCATTTCTACCGATGCAACCAGCAGACTTGGATGAGGTTTTAAAAATTGAATCAGTCTCACATATTCACCCATGGACTAAAGGAAATTTTTCTGATTCTTTAGCCGCTGGACATTGGGCTTATTGTGTTCGCCCCCAGATTGATCAAGTGGTTACTGGTTCGTATTTGGACCCTAAGACTCTCTGGGCTTACTGCATCTTATTCCCTGCTGTAGATGAATTACATCTTTTAAATATAACTGTTTCGCCGAAATTATGCAAGCTTGGAATTGGTAAGCGAATGATGTCTGCCATTGAAGGTGTTTCGGCCCAACAAAAAATTCCTCGCATCATCTTGGAGGTTCGTCCTACCAATATACCTGCGGTCACCCTTTATCAAACACTGGGATATGAACAAATAGACATGCGCAAGAACTACTATCCTGTTAATTCTGAGACTGGTCAGCGTGAAGATGCTCTAGTAATGGCGAAATCGATTAAGCTTGAGTCATGA
- a CDS encoding DNA polymerase III subunit psi — protein MTSTHSIYLKEMGITQWTSRDGSEPVAEKVSASSTSTATSDEQLTSSISQGIWWFFGNEPQGDAQLLFQNMIRVLGLAKNQWAWKNPDEELSKLTCSDTPIVAIALGGSVVQKITGERESLAQLRETILAINTGNDEEIPVIVSFDLNQVLTKPKDKAMLWQGLLLARSVLQNS, from the coding sequence ATGACAAGTACGCATTCAATTTATCTAAAGGAAATGGGCATTACCCAATGGACATCTCGGGATGGGTCTGAACCCGTCGCAGAGAAGGTGTCCGCCTCCAGCACATCTACCGCCACCAGTGATGAGCAATTAACATCAAGCATTTCACAGGGGATTTGGTGGTTTTTTGGTAATGAGCCACAAGGTGATGCGCAACTTCTGTTTCAGAATATGATTCGCGTTCTTGGGCTCGCTAAAAATCAATGGGCCTGGAAAAATCCAGATGAGGAATTAAGCAAATTAACCTGTTCTGATACGCCCATTGTGGCTATTGCTCTTGGTGGTTCTGTTGTTCAGAAAATTACTGGTGAGAGAGAGTCATTAGCGCAATTACGGGAAACTATTTTGGCTATCAATACTGGTAATGATGAAGAGATTCCAGTGATTGTTTCATTTGACTTGAATCAGGTTCTGACTAAACCCAAAGACAAAGCTATGCTTTGGCAAGGTCTTTTATTAGCAAGGTCAGTATTGCAAAACAGCTGA
- the tsaB gene encoding tRNA (adenosine(37)-N6)-threonylcarbamoyltransferase complex dimerization subunit type 1 TsaB — protein sequence MANILAIDTSSAWCSVALSLGDQPPSLKHEAVSAGASQLLLPWVDSLLGDAKVSLKGLDAIAVCIGPGAFTGVRLGVAAVQGLAISYDIPVIPVCSLDSIAAQLTQTELFKSLCPQCFVIAIDARMEEIYWATYETQPNQLPKRVSPILLSRPEDIDLAGVQLLAGSAVNVYRDRLPKFNGSLDGDISISALVGVLECAEQALQEGLVMNVRQLEPLYVRNKVVLTTAERIERNLNNG from the coding sequence TTGGCAAACATATTAGCCATCGACACCTCTTCTGCATGGTGTTCGGTGGCTTTATCTTTAGGCGATCAACCGCCTTCACTTAAGCATGAGGCTGTATCAGCGGGCGCAAGCCAGTTGCTATTGCCTTGGGTTGACTCGCTATTAGGCGATGCTAAGGTATCTTTAAAAGGGCTCGATGCAATTGCTGTTTGTATTGGTCCTGGCGCATTTACTGGAGTCAGGTTAGGGGTCGCAGCAGTTCAAGGTTTGGCTATCTCATATGACATACCGGTAATACCAGTTTGTAGTTTGGATTCTATTGCCGCACAATTAACACAGACTGAGTTATTTAAAAGTCTTTGTCCACAATGCTTTGTTATTGCCATTGATGCGCGAATGGAAGAGATTTACTGGGCAACTTATGAAACACAACCCAATCAACTGCCGAAACGGGTAAGCCCGATCCTTCTTTCCAGACCGGAGGATATTGACTTGGCAGGAGTGCAATTGTTGGCTGGTAGCGCTGTAAATGTATATCGCGATCGTTTGCCAAAATTTAATGGCTCGTTAGATGGAGATATTTCAATTTCTGCTTTGGTGGGGGTCTTGGAGTGTGCGGAGCAGGCTTTACAGGAAGGTCTCGTTATGAATGTGAGGCAGTTAGAGCCACTATATGTCCGCAATAAAGTTGTCTTAACTACTGCTGAGCGTATTGAGAGGAATTTAAATAATGGCTGA